DNA from Vibrio gazogenes:
TGTTCAGGATAGAATTCTCTTCTTTTCTCGGCAGAGAAAATCAATGATTCAGCCAAACAATGTCCAAAACCCGACGATTCCTGTCAACTTCTGTTCAGATATGATTCACAAACCCTTCTAGCATGAATGTTCCCTTTCCTAACCTATGGACAGATTCAACATGCTAGCCACACCATCAGACAAATATGTACCCGCACCGGTCATTCGTTTTCCGCAAAGAACTTGGCCGTCAAAACAGTTAGAACAAGCCCCCCGCTGGTGCTCGACCGATTTAAGAGACGGCAACCAATCGTTAGCCAACCCAATGAACATCGATAAAAAATTGAAGTTTTTCCATCATCTGGTGACATGTGGATTTAAGGAGATTGAAGTAGCATTTCCGTCTGCATCACAAACAGATTTTGACTTTGTCCGCCAACTGATCGAAAACGCATTGATTCCTGATGATGTCACCATTCAGGTGATTACCCAATCCAGACCGGACTTAATTGAAAGAACCATTGAGTCACTGCTCGGCGCTACCAAAGCCATTGTTCACTTATACAATGCCACCGCACCGGCTTTCAGAGAAATCGTGTTCAATCAAGACAGACAAGCGACATTAGCGCTTGCGGTCAAAGGCGTGCAGCAGATCAAAGCATTATGTGAACAGCATCCTGAAACACAATGGACACTGGAGTATTCACCGGAAACCTTTAACTTTACCGAGCCGGAATTTGCCCTTGAAATCTGTCAGGCCGTCGCCGAAGTATGGCAGCCTTGTGAGGCTCGCCCTCTGATTATTAACCTGCCAACGACTGTTGAGCGTAACACCCCGAATGTGTTTGCCGATCAAATCGAACACTTCATCCATAACTTGCATTCATTGGCGCATGTCACCATCAGTGTGCATCCGCATAATGATCGGGGCACGGGTGTTGCCAGCGCTGAACTGGCGATGCTTGCCGGTGCGACGCGGGTTGAAGGCTGTTTGTTCGGCAATGGCGAACGCACCGGAAATGTTGATTTGGTCACGCTGGCCTTAAACCTCTATTCACAGGGGATCGACCCGCAATTACGCTTTGCCGATATGCAAAAGACGGTTGAACTGGTTGAAGAGTGTAATGAACTGCCGGTGCACCCGCGTCACCCGTATGCGGGCAGGCTGGTGTTTACTGCGTTTTCCGGATCACACCAGGATGCGATCAAAAAAGGATTCGCCCGCTATCATGCACAGCCACACGGCCACTGGAATATCCCTTACTTACCTATCGACCCGATGGATCTGGGGTGCAATTATGAAGAAGTCATTCGAGTCAATAGTCAGTCAGGTAAGAGTGGTGCCGCATGGCTATTGCAAGAAAATCACGGCTTGGTGCTACCGAAGATGCTTCAGGTTGATTTAAGCAAGAGAGTGAAAAATCATACTGACAGGACCGGCAGTGAAATGAATATTGCACAGCTATGGCAACTGTTCAGAACCTCATATGGGTTAGTCAGTCAGCCTTTGATGAGCTTGCAGCACTATCACAGCCAACCGACAGCGGACGGACAAAAGATTGAGGCGCAGATTCGTTACCGCGACCAAGTAATCGTCTGTGTCGGTAGTGGTATCGGGCTGATGTCGGCCTTGTTAACCGGATTAATGCAGCTGTTTGATTGCCAAGCCAATGTGGTGGATTACCACGAGCACACACTGGGCACGCAAACCCACAGTAAAGCGGCCAGTTATGTTCAGCTTCAGTCCGCGATGTCTAATGTCAGTATTTTTGGGGTCGCGATTGAAGAGGATGCCACCAAAGCGTCGTTACAGGCATTACTAAATGCCTATGCGCAACTTTTGCCAGCTCACGATGTCCATCGATAAAACTATCGATGATGCATTAGCGAGCCAATGGCATTACCGGCGGACAATATTCACTCGGAGACAGCCCGGTGCGGCTTTTAAACATCGCGCTAAATGCACTCGGACTGTCATAACCAATTGCTAATGCCGTATCTAGCACACTACAGCCGCTGGCTAACAGTTCCAGCGCATGGAGTAATCGCTTCTGACGTAACCACTCGGTAAAAGTTAACCCCAGTTCTTGCTGAAATCGGCGTGATACCGTCCGCTCGCTTTGGCCGAGCGATTTAGCCGCATCTGAAGCGGTCCACGGATGAGAGAAACGCTCGGATATGTTACGGCAAAGCATCACCAACGCTTCAGAACTCGGATGAGGAAGATAAAAATCAATCGGATCCAACCGGCGTAACTCGTCCAGAATCAATTCAAAGATGCGCTCTTCTCTTGTTCCTGCCATACGAATATCGGGCAGAGAAACCGCCTCCACAATTAAACAGGTCAACAACGGGGAGACCGTTGATAACACACAAGTATTCGGCAGATCCGCTCTTGCCATCGGATCGACAAACAGCGTGCGAACACGAACCTCACCGGTAATTCTGAGGCTATGGGAAACACCCGCCGGGATCCACAATCCCTTATTGGCGGTCACCACCCATGATCCCGTTTGCGTATCCACGCGAATCACACCATTGAGTGCATGTAAAAACTGGGCACACTGATGCTGATGAGGCGCTTCAACATCCCCGTGCACATAATTGTGTGCATAGGCAATAATTGGCGGCCCTAACGCTTCGTCACAAAATTTCATCCATCATCACACTCATCCAGCCCTGTCTCGCAGTATTTAAAGCCGATCACGAAAGGGTTGTCAAACTCGGCCGTGTGCATTGGACGCAACAAAAAGCATGATGCGATACGTCAAAGTCAGTGCCTCAATGAACATTCCGTTAATAACCATATCTATTTTCAAGCAACATATCGCATAACCGCAAATCACCCACCTTTAAGACTGTGATTGATGAACAATTGCAGATAAAATTTTCATTTGAGATGTTTATTTAAATTCATATGAATGCGGAAAATTGTAACACGATGCCTGTGGAAAAGAAGGGGAATTTTGGAGATGTATCAATGCCCGGTTCGACAACAGGCCCAGCTTCATTTCCGTGGACGGTGAAAGCTGCGATGGTGAAATAAAGGATGAAATGACGGGAGAATCGAAATGGCAAAAGGTGCAAAAGTTGGTGATATGGGCAGCGATCACGATGGGTTTCCGCCAACACCTATCACATCAGGCTCACCCACAGTGAAATTTGATGGTATCCCAGCAGCGCGTGTTGGCGATCCGTTGGCA
Protein-coding regions in this window:
- the leuA gene encoding 2-isopropylmalate synthase, whose translation is MLATPSDKYVPAPVIRFPQRTWPSKQLEQAPRWCSTDLRDGNQSLANPMNIDKKLKFFHHLVTCGFKEIEVAFPSASQTDFDFVRQLIENALIPDDVTIQVITQSRPDLIERTIESLLGATKAIVHLYNATAPAFREIVFNQDRQATLALAVKGVQQIKALCEQHPETQWTLEYSPETFNFTEPEFALEICQAVAEVWQPCEARPLIINLPTTVERNTPNVFADQIEHFIHNLHSLAHVTISVHPHNDRGTGVASAELAMLAGATRVEGCLFGNGERTGNVDLVTLALNLYSQGIDPQLRFADMQKTVELVEECNELPVHPRHPYAGRLVFTAFSGSHQDAIKKGFARYHAQPHGHWNIPYLPIDPMDLGCNYEEVIRVNSQSGKSGAAWLLQENHGLVLPKMLQVDLSKRVKNHTDRTGSEMNIAQLWQLFRTSYGLVSQPLMSLQHYHSQPTADGQKIEAQIRYRDQVIVCVGSGIGLMSALLTGLMQLFDCQANVVDYHEHTLGTQTHSKAASYVQLQSAMSNVSIFGVAIEEDATKASLQALLNAYAQLLPAHDVHR
- a CDS encoding AraC family transcriptional regulator, which gives rise to MKFCDEALGPPIIAYAHNYVHGDVEAPHQHQCAQFLHALNGVIRVDTQTGSWVVTANKGLWIPAGVSHSLRITGEVRVRTLFVDPMARADLPNTCVLSTVSPLLTCLIVEAVSLPDIRMAGTREERIFELILDELRRLDPIDFYLPHPSSEALVMLCRNISERFSHPWTASDAAKSLGQSERTVSRRFQQELGLTFTEWLRQKRLLHALELLASGCSVLDTALAIGYDSPSAFSAMFKSRTGLSPSEYCPPVMPLAR